Proteins found in one Primulina eburnea isolate SZY01 chromosome 16, ASM2296580v1, whole genome shotgun sequence genomic segment:
- the LOC140816876 gene encoding serine--tRNA ligase-like isoform X1: MLDINIFRKGKGGNPEKIRESQRRRFANVELVDEVIQLDGLWRERQFELDELKKDFNQINKQIASLRISGDDISKMIASTEEKKELIAKKEAEVQEALAALQSRLQIIGNLVHDSVPISNDEANNAVERSWGEKWTAPKLKNHVDLVELLGIADVKKGANVAGGRGFYLKGDGVLLNQALINFGINFLGKRGFTALQTPFFMRKGVMAKCAQLTQFDEELYKVTGEGDDKYLIATAEQPLCAYHLDDWIHPSQLPLRYAGYSTCFRKEAGSHGRDTLGIFRVHQFEKVEQFCITSPNENDSWDMHEEMIKNSEDFYKMLKIPHQVVAIVSGALNDAAAKKYDLEGWFPASNTYRELVSCSNCTDYQARRLETRYGQKKQGNDKPKYVHMLNSTLTATERTLCCILENYQKEDGVEIPDVLRYYMGGKTFLPFKNDPGKETNGKKTK; encoded by the exons ATGTTGGACATTAATATCTTCCGGAAAGGGAAAGGCGGGAACCCGGAAAAAATCAGGGAGTCTCAGCGTCGTCGTTTCGCGAATGTTGAACTCGTCGATGAGGTCATTCAACTCGACGGACTTTGGCGGGAAC GACAATTTGAGCTGGATGAGTTGAAGAAGGACTTTAATCAGATAAACAAACAAATAGCCAGTCTCAGAATT TCAGGTGATGATATCAGTAAAATGATTGCAAGTACAGAGGAAAAGAAAGAACTTATTGCAAAGAAAGAGGCAGAGGTGCAAGAAGCTCTAGCAGCATTGCAGTCTAGATTGCAAATTATAGGAAACCTTGTACATGATTCTGTCCCCATAAGCAACGATGAG gCAAATAATGCTGTTGAACGATCATGGGGAGAGAAGTGGACTGCACCAAAGCTGAAAAATCATGTTGATCTTGTAGAGCTTCTGGGAATTGCGGATGTAAAAAAG GGAGCAAATGTAGCCGGAGGCAGAGGTTTCTATCTCAAAGGGGATGGTGTGCTACTTAATCAAGCTCTGATCAATTTTGGTATCAATTTTTTGGGAAAGAGGGGATTTACTGCATTGCAGACTCCATTCTTCATGAGGAAAGGAGTTATGGCCAAGTGTGCTCAATTAACACAATTTGATGAAGAACTTTACAAG GTAACTGGTGAGGGAGATGACAAATATCTGATTGCCACTGCTGAACAACCACTTTGTGCATATCACCTAGATGATTGGATACATCCTTCGCAACTGCCTTTGAG ATATGCCGGATATTCGACATGCTTTCGCAAAGAAGCAGGTTCACATGGTCGAGATACTCTTGGAATTTTTCGTGTTCATCAGTTTGAGAAGGTGGAACAATTCTGTATAACCAGCCCAAACGAAAATGACTCATGGGACATGCACGAAGAAATGATAAAAAATTCCGAGGACTTCTACAAAATG CTGAAAATTCCCCATCAAGTTGTAGCCATTGTCTCCGGGGCACTAAATGATGCAGCTGCGAAGAAGTATGACTTGGAGGGTTGGTTCCCCGCATCAAATACATACAGAGAACTGGTCTCCTGCTCGAACTGTACAGATTATCAGGCGAGAAGATTGGAAACTCGCTATGGACAGAAAAAG CAGGGTAACGATAAACCTAAATATGTGCACATGTTAAACTCGACCCTCACAGCAACCGAAAGGACATTGTGCTGCATCCTCGAGAACTACCAAAAGGAGGATGGGGTTGAAATACCAGATGTTCTAAGATATTACATGGGCGGTAAGACCTTCCTTCCTTTCAAGAATGACCCTGGCAAGGAGACCAATGGAAAGAAGACTAAGTAA
- the LOC140816876 gene encoding serine--tRNA ligase-like isoform X2: MLDINIFRKGKGGNPEKIRESQRRRFANVELVDEVIQLDGLWRERQFELDELKKDFNQINKQIASLRISGDDISKMIASTEEKKELIAKKEAEVQEALAALQSRLQIIGNLVHDSVPISNDEANNAVERSWGEKWTAPKLKNHVDLVELLGIADVKKGANVAGGRGFYLKGDGVLLNQALINFGINFLGKRGFTALQTPFFMRKGVMAKCAQLTQFDEELYKVTGEGDDKYLIATAEQPLCAYHLDDWIHPSQLPLRYAGYSTCFRKEAGSHGRDTLGIFRVHQFEKVEQFCITSPNENDSWDMHEEMIKNSEDFYKMLKIPHQVVAIVSGALNDAAAKKYDLEGWFPASNTYRELVSCSNCTDYQARRLETRYGQKKGNDKPKYVHMLNSTLTATERTLCCILENYQKEDGVEIPDVLRYYMGGKTFLPFKNDPGKETNGKKTK, from the exons ATGTTGGACATTAATATCTTCCGGAAAGGGAAAGGCGGGAACCCGGAAAAAATCAGGGAGTCTCAGCGTCGTCGTTTCGCGAATGTTGAACTCGTCGATGAGGTCATTCAACTCGACGGACTTTGGCGGGAAC GACAATTTGAGCTGGATGAGTTGAAGAAGGACTTTAATCAGATAAACAAACAAATAGCCAGTCTCAGAATT TCAGGTGATGATATCAGTAAAATGATTGCAAGTACAGAGGAAAAGAAAGAACTTATTGCAAAGAAAGAGGCAGAGGTGCAAGAAGCTCTAGCAGCATTGCAGTCTAGATTGCAAATTATAGGAAACCTTGTACATGATTCTGTCCCCATAAGCAACGATGAG gCAAATAATGCTGTTGAACGATCATGGGGAGAGAAGTGGACTGCACCAAAGCTGAAAAATCATGTTGATCTTGTAGAGCTTCTGGGAATTGCGGATGTAAAAAAG GGAGCAAATGTAGCCGGAGGCAGAGGTTTCTATCTCAAAGGGGATGGTGTGCTACTTAATCAAGCTCTGATCAATTTTGGTATCAATTTTTTGGGAAAGAGGGGATTTACTGCATTGCAGACTCCATTCTTCATGAGGAAAGGAGTTATGGCCAAGTGTGCTCAATTAACACAATTTGATGAAGAACTTTACAAG GTAACTGGTGAGGGAGATGACAAATATCTGATTGCCACTGCTGAACAACCACTTTGTGCATATCACCTAGATGATTGGATACATCCTTCGCAACTGCCTTTGAG ATATGCCGGATATTCGACATGCTTTCGCAAAGAAGCAGGTTCACATGGTCGAGATACTCTTGGAATTTTTCGTGTTCATCAGTTTGAGAAGGTGGAACAATTCTGTATAACCAGCCCAAACGAAAATGACTCATGGGACATGCACGAAGAAATGATAAAAAATTCCGAGGACTTCTACAAAATG CTGAAAATTCCCCATCAAGTTGTAGCCATTGTCTCCGGGGCACTAAATGATGCAGCTGCGAAGAAGTATGACTTGGAGGGTTGGTTCCCCGCATCAAATACATACAGAGAACTGGTCTCCTGCTCGAACTGTACAGATTATCAGGCGAGAAGATTGGAAACTCGCTATGGACAGAAAAAG GGTAACGATAAACCTAAATATGTGCACATGTTAAACTCGACCCTCACAGCAACCGAAAGGACATTGTGCTGCATCCTCGAGAACTACCAAAAGGAGGATGGGGTTGAAATACCAGATGTTCTAAGATATTACATGGGCGGTAAGACCTTCCTTCCTTTCAAGAATGACCCTGGCAAGGAGACCAATGGAAAGAAGACTAAGTAA
- the LOC140816876 gene encoding serine--tRNA ligase-like isoform X3: MIASTEEKKELIAKKEAEVQEALAALQSRLQIIGNLVHDSVPISNDEANNAVERSWGEKWTAPKLKNHVDLVELLGIADVKKGANVAGGRGFYLKGDGVLLNQALINFGINFLGKRGFTALQTPFFMRKGVMAKCAQLTQFDEELYKVTGEGDDKYLIATAEQPLCAYHLDDWIHPSQLPLRYAGYSTCFRKEAGSHGRDTLGIFRVHQFEKVEQFCITSPNENDSWDMHEEMIKNSEDFYKMLKIPHQVVAIVSGALNDAAAKKYDLEGWFPASNTYRELVSCSNCTDYQARRLETRYGQKKQGNDKPKYVHMLNSTLTATERTLCCILENYQKEDGVEIPDVLRYYMGGKTFLPFKNDPGKETNGKKTK; the protein is encoded by the exons ATGATTGCAAGTACAGAGGAAAAGAAAGAACTTATTGCAAAGAAAGAGGCAGAGGTGCAAGAAGCTCTAGCAGCATTGCAGTCTAGATTGCAAATTATAGGAAACCTTGTACATGATTCTGTCCCCATAAGCAACGATGAG gCAAATAATGCTGTTGAACGATCATGGGGAGAGAAGTGGACTGCACCAAAGCTGAAAAATCATGTTGATCTTGTAGAGCTTCTGGGAATTGCGGATGTAAAAAAG GGAGCAAATGTAGCCGGAGGCAGAGGTTTCTATCTCAAAGGGGATGGTGTGCTACTTAATCAAGCTCTGATCAATTTTGGTATCAATTTTTTGGGAAAGAGGGGATTTACTGCATTGCAGACTCCATTCTTCATGAGGAAAGGAGTTATGGCCAAGTGTGCTCAATTAACACAATTTGATGAAGAACTTTACAAG GTAACTGGTGAGGGAGATGACAAATATCTGATTGCCACTGCTGAACAACCACTTTGTGCATATCACCTAGATGATTGGATACATCCTTCGCAACTGCCTTTGAG ATATGCCGGATATTCGACATGCTTTCGCAAAGAAGCAGGTTCACATGGTCGAGATACTCTTGGAATTTTTCGTGTTCATCAGTTTGAGAAGGTGGAACAATTCTGTATAACCAGCCCAAACGAAAATGACTCATGGGACATGCACGAAGAAATGATAAAAAATTCCGAGGACTTCTACAAAATG CTGAAAATTCCCCATCAAGTTGTAGCCATTGTCTCCGGGGCACTAAATGATGCAGCTGCGAAGAAGTATGACTTGGAGGGTTGGTTCCCCGCATCAAATACATACAGAGAACTGGTCTCCTGCTCGAACTGTACAGATTATCAGGCGAGAAGATTGGAAACTCGCTATGGACAGAAAAAG CAGGGTAACGATAAACCTAAATATGTGCACATGTTAAACTCGACCCTCACAGCAACCGAAAGGACATTGTGCTGCATCCTCGAGAACTACCAAAAGGAGGATGGGGTTGAAATACCAGATGTTCTAAGATATTACATGGGCGGTAAGACCTTCCTTCCTTTCAAGAATGACCCTGGCAAGGAGACCAATGGAAAGAAGACTAAGTAA
- the LOC140816899 gene encoding transcription repressor OFP13-like has translation MMSKKMKIPSILKNREAKRPYWQWPSCKNPRTLSFRAGDDNMFKTVNSIYLDPAYVVETPESWFTNTSESASFSTDEFSEENMNSGAEWLETIIRGVRLSERLFFEPGGTSSIVKVDEKDQGVLPFKESVALALESSDPYMDFKKSMQEMVESQGLKDWDCLEELLGWYLKMNGKTNHRYIVGAFVDLLAGLASASPTESSATLCCNSDSTSYSSAASSFSSSPLSPTRVVSPERAIDGENIVLQP, from the coding sequence ATGAtgtccaagaaaatgaagatccCTTCGATTCTCAAGAATAGAGAGGCAAAGCGACCATATTGGCAATGGCCCTCATGCAAGAATCCTAGAACTCTCTCTTTTCGAGCGGGCGACGACAACATGTTCAAGACCGTTAACTCGATATACCTCGACCCGGCCTATGTGGTGGAGACGCCGGAGTCATGGTTCACCAACACCTCGGAGAGCGCGAGCTTCTCGACAGATGAGTTCTCCGAGGAGAACATGAATTCGGGGGCGGAGTGGTTGGAGACGATCATCCGTGGGGTGAGACTATCAGAAAGGCTGTTTTTCGAGCCCGGAGGCACGAGTTCGATAGTAAAAGTGGACGAGAAGGACCAGGGAGTGTTGCCATTCAAAGAGAGCGTGGCGTTGGCGTTGGAATCCAGTGATCCTTACATGGATTTCAAGAAATCCATGCAAGAAATGGTGGAGAGCCAAGGGTTAAAGGATTGGGATTGCCTGGAAGAGTTGTTGGGATGGTATTTGAAGATGAATGGGAAGACGAATCATCGTTACATCGTCGGTGCATTTGTAGATTTGCTTGCCGGACTCGCTTCTGCATCTCCTACAGAATCCTCTGCGACTCTGTGCTGTAACTCAGACTCCACTTCCTATTCATCGGCAGCGTcgtctttttcttcttctccacTCTCTCCGACACGAGTAGTAAGTCCGGAGAGAGCCATTGACGGGGAAAATATTGTATTACAACCTTAA
- the LOC140816406 gene encoding eukaryotic peptide chain release factor subunit 1-3-like, producing the protein MADGQENDKNIEIWKIKKLIKALESARGNGTSMISLIIPPGDQVSRVTKMLAEEYGTASNIKSRVNRQSVLGAITSAQQRLKLYNKVPQNGLVLYTGTIVTDDGKEKKVTFDFMPFKPINASLYLCDNKFHTEPLTQLLESDEKFGFIVMDGNGTLFGTLSGNTREVLHKFTVDLPKKHGRGGQSALRFARLRMEKRHNYVRKTAELATQFFINPTTSQPNVSGLILAGSADFKTELSQSDMFDPRLQAKILNVADVSYGGENGFNQAIELSAEILSNVKFIQEKRLIGKFFEEISQDTGKYVFGVDDTIKALEMGAVETLIVWENLDVNRYVFKNSVTNETVIKYLTKDQETDQNNFKDSATPAELEVQDKMPLLEWFANEYKNFGCALEFVTNRSQEGSQFCRGFGGIGGILRYQLDMRSFDEPSDEGEIYEDSD; encoded by the coding sequence ATGGCTGATGGTCAAGAAAATGATAAGAATATCGAGATATGGAAAATAAAGAAATTGATCAAGGCTTTAGAGTCTGCTAGAGGAAATGGTACTAGCATGATATCCCTTATCATTCCCCCTGGTGATCAAGTTTCCCGGGTAACTAAAATGCTCGCTGAAGAATATGGCACAGCTTCAAATATTAAAAGTAGGGTGAATCGTCAATCTGTTTTAGGTGCTATAACCTCTGCACAGCAGAGGCTTAAGTTGTACAACAAAGTACCCCAAAATGGGCTAGTTCTTTACACCGGAACTATAGTCACTGATGATGGAAAAGAAAAAAAGGTCACCTTTGACTTTATGCCTTTTAAGCCCATAAATGCTTCCTTGTACCTTTGTGACAATAAATTTCACACCGAACCTCTGACTCAACTCTTAGAATCTGATGAAAAATTTGGTTTTATTGTCATGGATGGCAACGGTACCCTTTTCGGGACCTTAAGTGGTAACACTCGCGAAGTGCTTCACAAGTTCACGGTTGATCTCCCTAAAAAACATGGAAGAGGTGGGCAATCAGCTCTTCGATTCGCTCGTCTTCGAATGGAAAAGCGCCATAATTATGTTCGGAAGACTGCTGAGCTTGCAACTCAGTTCTTTATTAATCCTACTACCAGCCAGCCAAATGTATCGGGGCTGATACTTGCCGGTTCTGCTGATTTTAAAACTGAGCTGAGTCAATCTGACATGTTTGATCCTCGCCTGCAAGCCAAGATACTTAATGTGGCTGATGTGTCATATGGAGGGGAAAATGGATTCAATCAGGCCATTGAATTATCTGCTGAGATTCTATCCAACGTGAAGTTTATACAAGAGAAGCGTTTGATAGggaaattttttgaagaaatCAGTCAAGACACTGGAAAATATGTTTTTGGTGTGGATGACACTATAAAAGCTCTAGAAATGGGAGCTGTTGAAACGTTAATTGTATGGGAAAACTTGGATGTAAATCGTTATGTTTTCAAAAACAGTGTGACCAATGAGACCGTCATTAAATACTTGACTAAGGATCAAGAGACTGACCAGAACAACTTCAAGGACTCGGCTACTCCTGCAGAATTGGAGGTTCAAGACAAAATGCCGTTACTCGAGTGGTTTGCCAATGAATACAAAAACTTTGGCTGTGCGCTTGAGTTTGTCACTAATAGATCTCAAGAAGGATCCCAGTTTTGCCGAGGATTTGGTGGCATTGGTGGAATTCTTCGCTACCAACTTGATATGCGATCCTTTGACGAGCCATCTGATGAAGGAGAAATTTACGAGGATTCAGATTAG
- the LOC140817428 gene encoding protein SMAX1-LIKE 3-like, whose amino-acid sequence MRSGGYTLQQSLSPESAAVVKRAISFARRRGHAQVTPLHVASTMLASSTCLLKRACLKSNSHPLQCRALELCFNVALNRLPTAVSSPLSNPHSHFLSLSNALIAAFKRAQAHQRCGSTENQQQQPILALEIEIEQLIISILDDPSISRVMREAGFSSTQVKINVEQAVSLEICRSKSPALSCPSKEITKSLVLGNGLSLGRTENLAKNDDVTSVFEALMNKKTRNAVIVSECSSTAERIVRKVIDKFDRRDVPSGVKSVQFISVPLFTLQNISKQEFEVKLGELRSIVKAYVNSGVVLYLGNLDWVSEFWCKYREQRKGFFYSCPVEYMMMELSRLINGFGEDRRLWLMGVANFKTYAKCRSGHPSLETLWSLYPLTIQDSSSLALSLSFDGEKYDRVSKEAVDDSKWLFQKAGVKKHLICCSDCSANFEREARGLASPNQEFTAVSCSSNLPSWLQQYKKENMEQPSNDQEYEKIKDLCKKWNSICTSVHKKPHFLEKIFDLPAQSPATSISSKDQNKSKLQKSLLDWPLIFEPNDTPIEPQIFLHNNETEVSKPCFKNYLTETKPDLLSNPNSSPNSASSSETSGDMELTHRFKEFNRENIKILCKTLGKNAPWQRDIIPEIANTVLKCRSGMMKSKKNMIKQREESWLLFLGVDSDGKETVARELARTIFGSYDSFNPIYLSNFSSTRADSTEEVSNNKRARNEHGGSPFDRFLEGVQENPSRVFFLEDFNQMDHHSLKRFEKAAEDGIFKLPDSEEEIVFKDAIVIFSCESFSFSSVSRACSPPIKEMDNEKMTEEECGLLDLNIATEEHNLGEKHSVSDNEILELVDEQFVFKIQVF is encoded by the exons ATGAGAAGTGGAGGATACACACTTCAGCAATCTCTGAGCCCCGAATCGGCCGCTGTAGTTAAGCGAGCGATCAGTTTTGCTCGAAGGAGGGGACATGCACAAGTTACCCCTCTTCATGTGGCAAGTACTATGCTTGCTTCATCCACTTGTTTGCTAAAAAGGGCTTGTCTTAAGTCCAATTCTCATCCACTCCAGTGTAGAGCACTTGAACTTTGCTTCAATGTTGCTCTAAATCGGCTTCCTACCGCTGTTTCCAGTCCTCTTTCAAACCCTCATTCTCATTTTCTTTCTCTTTCTAACGCCCTTATTGCAGCGTTTAAAAGAGCTCAAGCACACCAACGTTGTGGCTCGACTGAAAACCAGCAGCAGCAGCCGATTTTAGCACTTGAAATCGAGATTGAACAGCTGATCATTTCGATTTTAGATGATCCTAGCATTAGTCGAGTCATGAGGGAAGCTGGATTTTCAAGCACGCAAGTGAAAATCAATGTGGAGCAAGCTGTTTCCTTGGAGATTTGTAGGTCTAAGAGTCCAGCTTTAAGTTGTCCCTCCAAGGAAATTACCAAATCCTTGGTTCTTGGAAACGGTCTGTCACTCGGCAGAACCGAAAATTTAGCCAAGAACGATGATGTGACGAGTGTTTTCGAGGCACTGATGAACaagaaaacaagaaacgctGTCATTGTTAGTGAGTGCTCATCTACTGCTGAGAGGATTGTTCGGAAAGTGATCGATAAGTTCGACAGGAGAGACGTTCCTAGTGGCGTGAAGTCCGTGCAATTCATAAGTGTCCCACTTTTTACActacaaaacatctcaaaacaagagtttgaagtgaaGCTTGGAGAGCTAAGGTCCATCGTAAAAGCTTATGTGAATAGTGGGGTGGTTTTGTACTTGGGAAATCTCGACTGGGTTTCTGAGTTTTGGTGCAAGTATAGAGAGCAAAGAAAAGGATTTTTTTACTCATGTCCTGTTGAGTATATGATGATGGAACTTAGCAGATTAATCAATGGATTTGGAGAAGACAGAAGATTGTGGCTTATGGGAGTtgctaattttaaaacttaTGCAAAATGCAGAAGTGGTCACCCTTCTTTAGAGACACTTTGGAGTCTTTATCCTCTTACGATCCAGGATAGCAGCAGCTTGGCGCTTAGTTTAAGCTTCGACGG TGAGAAGTATGATCGGGTCAGCAAAGAGGCAGTTGATGATTCCAAGTGGCTATTTCAAAAGGCTGGAGTCAAGAAACATCTGATTTGCTGTTCGGACTGTTCAGCAAACTTCGAGAGAGAAGCTCGTGGATTAGCGAGCCCGAATCAAGAGTTCACCGCTGTTTCTTGCAGCTCGAACTTGCCTTCATGGCTCCAACAGTACAAAAAAGAGAACATGGAGCAACCTAGCAATGATCAG GAATATGAAAAAATCAAAGATCTTTGCAAGAAATGGAACTCAATCTGCACATCTGTTCATAAAAAGCCgcattttcttgaaaaaatcTTCGATTTACCTGCACAATCTCCTGCGACCTCTATATCTTCAAAGGATCAGAACAAATCCAAGCTTCAAAAAAGCCTTCTGGATTGGCCACTGATCTTTGAACCAAACGATACACCTATTGAGCCCCAAATCTTTCTACACAATAACGAAACCGAAGTTTCTAAACCATGTTTTAAGAACTACTTGACAGAAACAAAGCCAGACCTCTTATCTAACCCAAATTCTAGTCCTAATTCAGCTTCCTCTAGCGAAACAAGTGGAGATATGGAGCTAACACACAGATTTAAGGAGTTTAATAGGGAGAACATAAAGATCCTTTGCAAAACTTTAGGAAAGAATGCTCCTTGGCAGAGGGATATAATTCCTGAGATAGCAAATACCGTCTTAAAGTGCCGGTCTGGGATGATGAAAAGCAAAAAGAATATGATCAAACAGAGAGAAGAAAGTTGGCTTCTTTTCTTAGGAGTTGATTCTGATGGCAAAGAAACAGTTGCAAGAGAACTTGCCAGGACCATATTCGGTTCATACGACAGTTTCAACCCGATATATCTCAGCAATTTCTCGTCAACCAGAGCCGATTCAACTGAAGAAGTGAGCAACAACAAAAGGGCAAGAAACGAGCATGGTGGAAGCCCTTTCGATAGATTCTTGGAAGGCGTCCAGGAGAATCCCAGTCGGGTTTTTTTCTTGGAAGATTTCAATCAAATGGATCACCATTCTCTCAAGCGCTTCGAAAAGGCAGCCGAAGATGGGATTTTTAAACTTCCAGACAGCGAAGAAGAAATTGTTTTTAAGGATGCCATTGTCATCTTCAGTTGTGAAAGCTTTAGTTTTAGTTCTGTGTCAAGAGCTTGTTCTCCTCCAATCAAAGAAATGGATAATGAGAAAATGACAGAGGAAGAATGTGGCCTGCTGGATTTGAATATTGCAACAGAAGAGCATAATCTTGGTGAGAAACATTCAGTTTCTGATAATGAGATTCTAGAGCTAGTGGACGAGCAGTTTGTGTTCAAGATTCAGGTGTTTTAA